One stretch of Streptomyces sp. R21 DNA includes these proteins:
- a CDS encoding M20 family metallopeptidase, translating to MSVLERARELQPDLVRLRRSLHREPELGIRLPRTQEKVLAALDGLPLEITLGRELTSVTAVLRGGRPGGAVLLRGDMDALPVDELTGVEYASEMPGRMHSCGHDLHTAGLVGAATLLADRRESLQGDVVFMFQPGEEGHNGAGAMIDEGVLDAAGKPLDAAFALHVSANRLPGGWVASRPGTVMTASDVLRVTVRGEGGHGSAPHRAKDPVPAVCEMVTALQNWVTRTFDIFDPVVVTVGRLHAGTQRNVIPDTAEFEATVRSYSEANHERLAQGLPRLVHGIAAAHGLEAEVAYEMLYPVTVNEPVATEFALETARELFGAGEVWHAPQPASGSEDFSLVLNKVPGAMLLVGAAPEGVDVEKAPQNHSPRAVFDDGVLHRQAALLSALAERRLAAGASA from the coding sequence ATGTCCGTACTGGAACGCGCCAGGGAACTCCAGCCCGATCTCGTGCGGCTGCGCCGCTCGCTGCACCGCGAGCCGGAGCTTGGCATCCGGCTGCCGCGCACGCAGGAGAAGGTCCTCGCCGCGCTCGACGGTCTCCCTCTCGAGATCACGCTGGGCCGGGAGCTGACCTCGGTCACGGCCGTGCTGCGCGGTGGCCGTCCCGGCGGGGCGGTGCTGTTGCGGGGTGACATGGACGCACTGCCGGTGGACGAGCTGACGGGGGTGGAGTACGCCTCCGAGATGCCGGGCCGGATGCACAGCTGCGGGCACGATCTGCACACCGCCGGGCTCGTCGGCGCGGCGACACTGCTCGCGGACCGCCGGGAGAGCCTCCAGGGCGATGTGGTGTTCATGTTCCAGCCGGGCGAGGAGGGGCACAACGGTGCCGGCGCGATGATCGACGAAGGTGTCCTGGACGCGGCGGGCAAGCCGCTCGACGCGGCCTTCGCCCTGCACGTCTCGGCCAACCGGCTGCCCGGCGGCTGGGTCGCGTCCCGGCCCGGCACCGTCATGACCGCGTCCGACGTCCTGCGGGTGACGGTGCGGGGCGAGGGCGGGCACGGTTCGGCTCCGCACCGCGCCAAGGACCCGGTACCCGCGGTCTGCGAGATGGTGACCGCGCTGCAGAACTGGGTGACGCGCACCTTCGACATCTTCGACCCGGTGGTGGTGACGGTGGGGCGACTGCACGCCGGTACGCAGCGCAACGTCATCCCGGACACGGCCGAGTTCGAGGCGACCGTACGCAGCTACTCGGAGGCCAACCACGAGCGGCTGGCCCAAGGGCTGCCGCGGCTGGTGCACGGGATCGCGGCCGCGCACGGCCTGGAGGCGGAGGTGGCGTACGAGATGCTCTACCCGGTCACAGTCAACGAGCCGGTCGCGACCGAGTTCGCCCTGGAGACGGCGCGCGAGCTGTTCGGCGCGGGCGAGGTGTGGCATGCCCCGCAGCCTGCCAGCGGTTCGGAGGACTTCTCCCTGGTCCTGAACAAGGTGCCCGGCGCGATGCTGCTGGTCGGCGCGGCGCCTGAGGGCGTGGACGTGGAGAAGGCGCCGCAGAACCACTCCCCGCGGGCGGTCTTCGACGACGGGGTGCTCCATCGCCAGGCCGCGCTGCTCAGCGCGCTCGCCGAGCGGCGGCTCGCCGCGGGCGCGTCGGCATGA
- a CDS encoding long-chain fatty acid--CoA ligase → MNLGSYLSRSSTFWPDHEALVCEEQRWTYRELEDSTNRLASALLVRGIRPGQAVATFAGNCGQLVETEMALCKGGFLRVPINSRLAAEEVEHILDYAAVRVLLTDTAHAEVARRAVARAGADCLVVDYDNAVEGVTHYSTLLAEGTASEPVAVDVNEDDPAVLNFTSGSTGKLKAAVQTQGNRLANMRKLLMTPGGAPSTAERYLAAGPITHATGMGLLASLSRGSTVVVLPKWDAELFLRAVETERITTTFLVPTMLNMVLAHPDLAGHDLSSLTSVRVGGAPVSPQRLRQAVEAFGPVLMQGYGLGETTSGITVLTAEDVAAGVTTDPDLLMSCGRPVFDTEVRVVDDSGKPVPAGSLGEIVARGPDCVRAYWKEPELSAETFRDGWVHTGDIGYLREDGYLFIVDRKKDMIISGGFNIYCSEVEAALYEHPAVAEACVVGVPDEEWGEAVKAVVVRREGAALSEGELIEFCAERLARIKKPRSVDFVDSLPVNRNGKTDRRAVRDRYWAGSARNVH, encoded by the coding sequence GTGAATCTGGGCAGTTACCTCAGCCGCAGCAGCACGTTCTGGCCCGATCATGAGGCTCTGGTCTGCGAGGAACAGCGGTGGACCTACCGGGAGTTGGAGGACTCCACCAACCGGCTCGCGTCCGCTCTGCTTGTGCGCGGCATTCGGCCGGGGCAGGCCGTCGCGACCTTCGCGGGCAACTGCGGGCAGCTCGTCGAGACGGAGATGGCCCTGTGCAAGGGCGGCTTCCTGCGCGTGCCGATCAACTCGCGCCTCGCCGCCGAGGAAGTCGAGCACATCCTCGACTACGCCGCCGTACGTGTCCTGCTCACCGATACCGCGCACGCCGAAGTCGCTCGTCGTGCTGTCGCCCGCGCCGGCGCCGACTGCCTGGTCGTCGACTACGACAACGCCGTCGAAGGTGTCACGCACTACAGCACCCTGCTCGCCGAGGGCACGGCCTCCGAGCCCGTCGCCGTCGACGTGAACGAGGACGACCCCGCCGTACTGAATTTCACCTCGGGCTCCACCGGCAAGCTCAAGGCCGCCGTGCAGACCCAGGGCAACCGGCTCGCCAACATGCGCAAGCTCCTGATGACCCCGGGAGGCGCTCCCTCCACGGCCGAGCGCTATCTCGCCGCCGGACCCATCACACACGCCACCGGCATGGGGCTGCTCGCCTCCCTGTCCCGTGGCTCGACCGTCGTCGTCCTGCCCAAGTGGGACGCGGAGCTGTTCCTGCGCGCCGTCGAGACCGAACGGATCACGACGACCTTCCTCGTGCCCACCATGCTGAACATGGTTCTGGCCCACCCGGACCTCGCCGGGCACGACCTGTCGTCCCTCACCTCCGTGCGCGTCGGGGGCGCACCGGTGTCACCGCAGCGGCTGCGCCAGGCGGTCGAGGCATTCGGGCCCGTACTCATGCAGGGGTACGGACTCGGGGAGACGACCAGCGGCATCACCGTGCTGACCGCCGAGGACGTGGCGGCCGGTGTCACCACCGACCCCGACCTGCTGATGTCGTGCGGGCGGCCCGTCTTCGACACGGAGGTGCGGGTCGTCGACGACAGCGGCAAGCCCGTACCGGCCGGCAGCCTCGGCGAGATCGTCGCACGCGGGCCGGACTGCGTGCGCGCGTACTGGAAAGAGCCGGAGCTGTCCGCCGAGACCTTCCGCGACGGCTGGGTGCACACCGGCGACATCGGCTACCTGCGCGAAGACGGCTACCTGTTCATCGTCGACCGCAAGAAAGACATGATCATTTCCGGCGGTTTCAACATCTACTGCAGCGAGGTCGAAGCCGCGCTCTACGAGCACCCGGCCGTCGCCGAGGCGTGCGTGGTGGGTGTGCCGGACGAGGAGTGGGGCGAGGCCGTCAAGGCGGTCGTCGTACGGCGCGAGGGCGCGGCGCTGTCCGAGGGTGAACTCATCGAGTTCTGCGCCGAGCGACTGGCCCGTATCAAGAAGCCCAGGTCGGTCGACTTCGTGGACTCCCTCCCCGTCAACCGCAACGGCAAGACCGACCGGCGCGCCGTACGCGACCGCTACTGGGCCGGCAGCGCCCGCAACGTCCACTGA
- a CDS encoding Lrp/AsnC family transcriptional regulator, producing MTQDSRHGPVRNFAHGAVRTLDDVDQSLVHALQIAPRAGWKEIGAVLGLDAVTVARRWHRLTEAGAAWISCSPSPALAASGQGLLAVVEVDCASGNLLTVARALAELPHVTAVEHVSGDRDLLLTVMAPDLAALTHWMTRGIGAMQGIVATRTHLASTVYTEGSRWRLRALDRTQIARLADTSTPRTDTPVFPLTDLDHALVGALSMNGRATYRALADDCGTSPDTVRRRLGRLFAAGMIQPRCEVARPLSEWPVTVILWGRAAAAELESVSRAVTGAREVRLCAGLTGRNNVLVVAWVKSLADAQRFEVRLAQRVPGLDITDRAVALWPLKLSGHLLDERGYRIGGVPLDVRTAGATRRDPEDTP from the coding sequence ATGACGCAGGATTCCAGACATGGACCAGTACGGAATTTTGCGCACGGGGCGGTACGGACGCTCGACGACGTCGACCAGTCCCTGGTGCACGCGCTGCAGATCGCCCCACGCGCCGGCTGGAAAGAGATCGGCGCGGTACTCGGACTCGACGCCGTCACCGTGGCCCGCCGCTGGCACCGGCTCACCGAAGCCGGCGCTGCCTGGATCAGCTGCTCCCCCTCCCCCGCCCTCGCCGCGAGCGGACAGGGACTGCTCGCCGTCGTCGAGGTGGACTGCGCCAGCGGCAACCTGCTGACCGTCGCCCGGGCCCTCGCCGAGCTGCCCCACGTCACCGCCGTCGAACACGTCAGCGGAGACCGCGACCTGCTGCTCACCGTGATGGCCCCGGACCTCGCGGCGCTCACCCACTGGATGACCCGCGGCATCGGTGCGATGCAGGGCATCGTCGCCACCCGGACCCACCTCGCGAGCACCGTCTACACCGAGGGCAGCCGCTGGCGGCTGCGCGCCCTCGACCGCACCCAGATCGCCCGCCTCGCCGACACCAGCACTCCCCGCACCGACACCCCTGTCTTCCCCCTCACCGACCTGGACCACGCCCTCGTCGGAGCCCTGTCCATGAACGGCCGCGCCACCTACCGCGCCCTCGCAGACGACTGTGGAACGAGCCCGGACACCGTCCGTCGCCGACTCGGCCGGCTCTTTGCCGCCGGAATGATCCAGCCCCGTTGCGAGGTCGCCCGCCCCTTGTCGGAGTGGCCGGTCACCGTGATCCTCTGGGGGAGGGCTGCCGCAGCGGAGTTGGAGAGCGTCTCCCGCGCCGTCACCGGCGCCCGCGAGGTACGGCTGTGCGCCGGTCTCACCGGCCGGAACAACGTCCTCGTCGTGGCCTGGGTGAAGTCCCTCGCCGACGCCCAGCGCTTCGAGGTACGACTCGCCCAGCGCGTCCCCGGCCTGGACATCACCGACCGGGCCGTGGCCCTCTGGCCGCTGAAGCTCAGCGGCCACCTGCTCGACGAACGCGGTTACCGCATCGGCGGCGTCCCACTGGACGTCCGCACGGCCGGCGCCACCCGGCGAGATCCGGAAGACACTCCCTAG
- a CDS encoding TetR/AcrR family transcriptional regulator produces the protein MSPEVGDRRVRRSRRLLRDALVSLVLERGYADIKVEDITERADLGRATFYSHYTDKDDLLGQVVTDLQEELDRRLRPLVPADAQGFTGKPVLEMFRHADEERDAYRVVLRGEGDGRALRQLVEARTQAAAAVFSARAEHFGVTPRIDVEVLARAWVGEQISVLQWWLETDPRPLSPEAVTEMLLDLSLRGRYWANGFEGRPPVVGAEDGPECR, from the coding sequence ATGTCGCCAGAGGTGGGGGACCGCCGCGTACGACGCAGCCGACGTCTGCTCAGGGACGCGCTGGTGTCACTGGTGCTGGAACGGGGCTACGCGGACATCAAGGTCGAGGACATCACCGAGCGCGCCGACCTGGGGCGCGCGACGTTCTACAGCCACTACACGGACAAGGACGACCTGCTCGGCCAAGTCGTGACCGATCTCCAGGAGGAGCTGGACCGCCGGCTCCGGCCACTCGTGCCCGCCGACGCGCAGGGCTTCACCGGCAAACCGGTCCTGGAGATGTTCCGCCACGCCGACGAAGAACGCGACGCCTACCGGGTCGTGCTGCGCGGTGAGGGCGACGGGCGGGCGCTGCGCCAGCTCGTGGAGGCACGGACACAGGCGGCGGCCGCGGTGTTCAGTGCCCGTGCCGAGCACTTCGGGGTGACGCCCCGCATCGACGTCGAGGTGCTCGCCCGCGCCTGGGTCGGCGAGCAGATCTCCGTACTCCAGTGGTGGCTGGAGACCGATCCGCGCCCGCTGTCGCCCGAGGCGGTCACCGAGATGCTTCTCGACCTGTCGCTGAGGGGACGGTACTGGGCGAACGGGTTCGAGGGGCGGCCACCGGTAGTCGGCGCAGAAGATGGACCGGAGTGCCGGTAA
- a CDS encoding acyl-CoA dehydrogenase family protein: MPFSLTPTYDDNPRLADLVGRLREYLDGELAAYESDLGLTHESVYTRSVLEPVWKRSRELGFYGIHLPPEHGGQGLTFSELAALKEEVGASGRVLQHSVLGDMGGPLRAGSILQYATDQQWETYLLPVIRGERACCFSLTETDAGSDVRAMRTTATPDGEGWRITGHKVFSSAGPFADFSVLIARMAEPEPEDGTPPGKPRFSAFLVDLDAPGVTVEAGETPMSGEHIESDIILDDCYVGPGQLLGNVGDGLRIGLGRVTTNRLLHCPTALGGARRALALSVDFARTRQVFGAPLGALQSIQHKLADMATAYYAARSMTYDALAALDAGAEPRTEAFMCKLFVAENAFRIADEAVQIHGKAGLVRGAEVELLFRQLRMFRILTGSSEIQRNAIAGSLLLGDRPRG; this comes from the coding sequence ATGCCTTTCTCCCTGACCCCCACCTACGACGACAATCCCCGCCTGGCCGATCTCGTCGGCCGTCTGCGCGAGTACCTCGACGGTGAACTCGCCGCCTACGAATCCGACCTGGGCCTCACCCACGAGTCCGTCTACACCCGCTCCGTTCTCGAACCCGTCTGGAAGCGCAGCCGCGAGCTCGGGTTCTACGGCATCCATCTGCCCCCGGAGCATGGCGGCCAGGGCCTGACCTTCAGCGAACTCGCGGCCCTGAAGGAGGAGGTGGGCGCCTCGGGGCGGGTGCTTCAGCACAGCGTGCTCGGCGACATGGGCGGGCCACTGCGGGCCGGCTCCATCCTTCAGTACGCCACCGACCAGCAGTGGGAGACGTATCTGCTGCCGGTCATCCGCGGCGAGCGCGCCTGCTGCTTCTCGCTCACCGAGACCGACGCGGGCTCCGACGTACGCGCCATGCGCACCACCGCCACCCCGGACGGCGAGGGCTGGCGCATCACCGGCCACAAGGTGTTCTCCTCCGCGGGACCCTTCGCCGACTTCTCCGTCCTCATCGCGCGCATGGCCGAGCCGGAGCCCGAGGACGGCACCCCGCCGGGCAAGCCGAGGTTCTCCGCGTTCCTTGTCGACCTCGACGCGCCCGGCGTCACCGTCGAAGCGGGCGAGACCCCGATGTCCGGCGAGCACATCGAGAGCGACATCATCCTCGACGACTGCTACGTCGGCCCCGGACAGCTCCTCGGCAACGTCGGCGACGGCCTGCGCATCGGTCTGGGCCGCGTCACCACCAACCGCCTGCTGCACTGCCCGACCGCCCTCGGCGGCGCCCGCCGTGCCCTCGCGCTCAGCGTCGACTTCGCCCGGACCCGGCAGGTCTTCGGCGCCCCGCTCGGTGCCCTGCAGTCCATCCAGCACAAGCTCGCCGACATGGCCACCGCCTACTACGCGGCGCGCTCCATGACGTACGACGCGCTCGCCGCCCTGGACGCCGGCGCCGAGCCGCGCACGGAAGCGTTCATGTGCAAGCTCTTCGTCGCCGAGAACGCCTTCCGCATCGCCGACGAGGCCGTACAGATCCATGGCAAGGCCGGACTCGTGCGCGGCGCCGAAGTGGAGCTGCTGTTCCGGCAGTTGCGGATGTTCCGGATCCTCACCGGGTCCTCCGAGATCCAGCGGAACGCCATCGCGGGCTCGCTGCTTCTCGGCGACCGGCCACGCGGCTGA
- a CDS encoding magnesium and cobalt transport protein CorA yields the protein MSERRARAASKNGRKSAWRRALTTPAAPPTQPPAPHPDPPAPEPAEADSVVQAALYRDGVRVASPLTLADTFRQLRDEPDGMAWIGLARPTESELLSLAAEFDLHPLAVEDALEAHQRPKLERYGDTLFVVLRAARYLDAPEEVDFGELHLFVGPDFLITVRHGAAPDLSAVRRRMEDTPELLKLGPEAVLYAILDSVVDGYVPVVFGVQNDIDEIETEVFRGDPEVSRRIYELSREMVEFQRATRPLVGMLHALMAGFAKYGTDEELQRYLRDVADHVTHTSERVDSFRQALTDILTVNATLVTQQQNAEMRALAEAGFEQNEEIKKISSWAAILFAPTLVGTIYGMNFEHMPELGWRFGYPFAIGLMGVVCVSLYLIFKRRDWL from the coding sequence ATGTCCGAGCGCCGCGCCCGCGCAGCCTCGAAGAACGGCCGGAAGTCGGCCTGGCGCCGAGCCCTGACCACGCCCGCCGCGCCGCCGACGCAGCCCCCGGCACCCCACCCCGACCCGCCGGCCCCCGAACCGGCGGAGGCGGACAGCGTCGTCCAGGCGGCGCTCTACCGCGACGGTGTGCGTGTCGCGTCCCCACTCACCCTCGCCGACACCTTCCGCCAGCTCCGCGACGAGCCGGACGGCATGGCCTGGATCGGCCTCGCCCGCCCGACCGAGTCCGAACTCCTTTCCCTGGCCGCCGAGTTCGATCTGCACCCGCTCGCCGTCGAGGACGCGTTGGAGGCCCACCAGCGCCCGAAGCTGGAGCGCTACGGCGACACCCTCTTCGTCGTCCTGCGCGCCGCGCGCTATCTGGACGCGCCCGAGGAGGTCGACTTCGGCGAGCTGCACCTGTTCGTCGGCCCCGACTTCCTGATCACGGTGCGCCACGGCGCGGCCCCGGACCTCTCGGCGGTACGCCGCCGCATGGAGGACACCCCCGAGCTGCTGAAGCTGGGACCGGAGGCCGTCCTCTACGCCATCCTCGACTCCGTCGTCGACGGCTACGTCCCGGTCGTCTTCGGCGTCCAGAACGACATCGACGAGATCGAGACCGAGGTCTTCCGCGGCGACCCCGAGGTCTCCCGCCGTATCTACGAACTCTCCCGCGAAATGGTCGAGTTCCAGCGCGCCACCCGCCCCCTCGTCGGCATGCTGCACGCCCTGATGGCCGGCTTCGCCAAGTACGGCACCGACGAGGAACTCCAGCGCTACCTCCGCGACGTCGCCGACCACGTCACCCACACCAGCGAACGCGTCGACAGCTTCCGCCAGGCCCTCACCGACATCCTCACCGTCAACGCGACCCTGGTCACCCAGCAACAGAACGCCGAGATGCGGGCGTTGGCGGAGGCGGGGTTCGAGCAGAACGAGGAGATCAAGAAGATCTCGAGCTGGGCCGCCATTCTCTTTGCTCCCACACTCGTAGGAACTATCTACGGCATGAACTTTGAGCACATGCCGGAGCTGGGCTGGCGCTTCGGATACCCCTTCGCGATCGGCTTGATGGGGGTGGTTTGCGTAAGCTTGTACCTGATTTTCAAGCGGCGGGACTGGCTCTGA
- a CDS encoding MFS transporter — protein sequence MDNVVPARSVGDRLDRLPLTSFHRRLVVALAGMILFEWIETHSFAFAAPILREQWDLPISGLATVVAVSSLGAFTGGVLGGWLADRVGRRRTLLAFAVAYCLAALSATLVQSPEQLLVARTAVQFGAQGTAVVAIVVLSEFVPATARGRVQTYKVALGSLGIPIAAWSGYFLLPQWSWGWRLLFGLGACGAVFAVLVWRWVPESPRWLAAHGQTERAHEIVCTIERACGVQPSDPAPTRSPDGAGAGTGARPRVRAVSLITGAYRRRFLVVTALWTTGLLAYSAFTTWTPTLLKDNGLTLDDTLLLSAVLATAAPIGAIVAAPLIDRWDRRTTQLVLGVLSATVLLLFSVARSHAAILVFGFAVSLLFQMAVPFMQVYSAEVFPTRIRAVGSGTANALSRIVNFASPALVAAVYGGLGYTAVFALLAALAATGGCAVYLFGPHSTGVSLEDAASGGNTAPAPATRATRTDTAVENI from the coding sequence GTGGACAACGTCGTCCCCGCCCGAAGCGTGGGAGACCGGCTCGACCGGCTCCCCCTCACCTCGTTCCACCGCAGACTCGTCGTCGCGCTGGCCGGAATGATCCTCTTCGAGTGGATCGAGACCCACTCCTTCGCCTTCGCCGCACCCATACTGCGCGAACAGTGGGACCTGCCGATCTCCGGGCTCGCGACGGTCGTCGCGGTCAGCTCACTCGGCGCGTTCACCGGCGGTGTCCTGGGCGGCTGGCTGGCCGACCGGGTCGGGCGACGGCGCACGCTCCTCGCCTTCGCCGTCGCCTACTGCCTGGCCGCCCTGTCCGCCACCCTGGTGCAGTCGCCGGAACAACTCTTGGTGGCACGCACCGCCGTGCAGTTCGGCGCGCAGGGCACGGCCGTCGTCGCCATCGTCGTCCTCTCCGAGTTCGTGCCCGCCACCGCTCGCGGACGTGTGCAGACCTACAAGGTGGCTCTCGGGTCACTCGGCATCCCGATCGCCGCCTGGTCGGGGTATTTCCTGCTGCCGCAATGGAGCTGGGGATGGCGTCTGCTGTTCGGGCTGGGAGCGTGCGGGGCCGTCTTCGCCGTGCTCGTATGGCGGTGGGTGCCGGAGAGCCCGCGCTGGCTGGCCGCTCACGGACAGACGGAGCGGGCGCATGAGATCGTCTGCACCATCGAACGCGCGTGTGGCGTGCAGCCGTCGGACCCGGCCCCGACCCGATCCCCGGACGGAGCCGGGGCCGGTACCGGAGCGAGGCCCCGGGTCCGCGCGGTCAGCCTGATCACCGGCGCCTACCGGCGCAGGTTCCTCGTCGTGACGGCCCTGTGGACCACCGGCCTTCTCGCGTACTCCGCCTTCACCACCTGGACCCCCACCCTCCTCAAGGACAACGGCCTCACACTCGACGACACCCTGCTGCTGTCCGCCGTCCTCGCCACCGCGGCCCCCATCGGCGCGATCGTCGCCGCACCGCTCATCGACCGCTGGGACCGGCGCACGACGCAGCTGGTCCTCGGCGTGCTGAGCGCGACCGTGCTGCTGCTGTTCAGCGTGGCCCGATCCCACGCGGCGATCCTCGTCTTCGGATTCGCCGTCAGTCTGCTGTTCCAGATGGCAGTGCCCTTCATGCAGGTCTACTCCGCCGAGGTGTTCCCCACCCGGATCCGCGCCGTCGGCTCCGGCACGGCCAACGCACTCTCCCGGATCGTCAACTTCGCAAGCCCCGCCCTGGTGGCCGCCGTGTACGGAGGTCTCGGCTACACCGCCGTCTTCGCCCTCCTCGCCGCCCTGGCCGCCACCGGCGGATGCGCCGTGTACCTCTTCGGGCCGCACTCCACGGGCGTCAGCCTGGAGGACGCCGCGTCCGGCGGGAACACGGCACCAGCCCCGGCCACCCGCGCCACCCGTACCGACACCGCGGTGGAGAACATATGA
- a CDS encoding MFS transporter, with the protein MTAPRGTAEVAAPRVTAVVGLLVVFELVSGFLQGSAPALVPSVQDWQSISASQAQWYMAVQFLAAAVAVPVFGRLGDLYGHRRLTRIALVCVAAGTVLVALAPNLTVLLMGRALMGPLAALLPLEIGLVRDRLDIDGGRRAVGVLVGALTLGSLLGHGLVGPLLELTGDVRATLWVLAVLACACLALSYCAIPESRTRAPGRMDWSGALLLGLSLLLFLGTTARGATWGWTSPLTLGGLVLSLALLAWWVRLERDRPHALVDVRAVARRQSAPYYVSGFLFGAVMLGGQAVGISYLAASTADEGYGFGLSTWEISAWGAVPHVLAFAGASLVARVAARSGYRRVLLLSFALMAAGNVGLIATHTTLPLFGLASAVSGFGMGLALGGLPTLIVERSAKDRTASATAVYNNLKTLGGSVAGAGSAVVLGSLVVEGTEVPALSAYLTIWGLSALLCVGALILQMLTGREAHAAGATGDLGSGARATGGTATPGPTRAA; encoded by the coding sequence ATGACGGCCCCGCGCGGGACGGCGGAGGTGGCGGCGCCCCGGGTGACCGCCGTGGTCGGCCTGCTCGTTGTCTTCGAGCTGGTCAGCGGCTTCCTCCAGGGCTCGGCACCGGCGCTCGTGCCGTCCGTTCAGGACTGGCAGTCCATCAGCGCGTCCCAGGCACAGTGGTACATGGCGGTGCAGTTCCTCGCGGCCGCCGTCGCGGTGCCCGTGTTCGGGCGGCTCGGAGATCTGTACGGGCACCGTCGGCTTACCCGGATCGCGCTGGTCTGCGTCGCGGCGGGCACCGTCCTGGTGGCCCTCGCGCCGAATCTGACGGTGCTGCTGATGGGCCGTGCCCTGATGGGTCCGCTGGCGGCGCTGCTGCCGCTGGAGATCGGCCTCGTACGGGACCGGCTCGACATCGACGGCGGGCGACGGGCAGTGGGAGTTCTCGTCGGCGCGCTCACCCTCGGCTCGCTCCTCGGTCACGGCCTGGTGGGCCCCCTGCTCGAACTCACCGGGGACGTCCGGGCCACGCTCTGGGTCCTCGCCGTGCTCGCGTGTGCCTGCCTGGCCCTGTCGTACTGCGCGATCCCGGAGTCACGGACGCGTGCGCCGGGCCGGATGGACTGGTCGGGGGCGCTGCTGCTCGGGCTCTCGCTGCTGCTGTTCCTCGGCACGACGGCGCGCGGCGCGACCTGGGGCTGGACCTCTCCGCTCACCCTGGGCGGTCTGGTGCTCTCCCTGGCCCTGCTCGCCTGGTGGGTCCGGCTCGAACGGGACCGGCCGCACGCCCTGGTCGACGTCCGGGCGGTGGCCCGCCGCCAGTCCGCGCCGTACTACGTCTCTGGCTTCCTCTTCGGCGCCGTGATGCTGGGCGGGCAGGCGGTCGGCATCTCGTATCTGGCCGCGTCCACGGCTGACGAGGGGTACGGATTCGGGCTCAGCACCTGGGAGATCAGCGCGTGGGGCGCGGTGCCGCATGTGCTGGCCTTCGCCGGGGCGAGCCTCGTGGCCCGGGTGGCGGCCCGCTCCGGCTACCGTCGTGTGCTGCTGCTCTCCTTCGCACTGATGGCGGCGGGGAACGTGGGGCTGATCGCCACGCACACCACCCTGCCCCTGTTCGGCCTGGCGTCCGCCGTCTCCGGCTTCGGCATGGGCCTGGCCTTGGGCGGCCTGCCCACACTGATCGTGGAACGCAGCGCCAAGGACCGCACGGCGAGTGCGACCGCCGTCTACAACAACCTGAAGACCCTGGGCGGCAGTGTCGCGGGCGCGGGTTCGGCGGTCGTCCTCGGTTCCCTCGTCGTCGAGGGAACCGAGGTCCCGGCGCTCTCCGCGTATCTGACGATCTGGGGGCTGAGCGCGCTGCTGTGCGTGGGCGCTCTGATCCTCCAGATGCTGACCGGTCGTGAGGCGCATGCTGCGGGTGCGACGGGGGACCTCGGCTCCGGCGCGCGTGCGACGGGCGGTACGGCCACGCCGGGCCCTACTCGGGCGGCTTGA